The sequence GTTCATCACCTGGACTTCGGGGATCGACTTCACGTTGGCCGCCGGTTCGATCGTGACGTCGGCCCAGCCGGCGGCACTGCTACGCGGCGTGACGGCGACGACGGTCCCGACGGTGATCTGGCTCAACTCGATCGGCCATTCGCGCGGATCGTCCAGCACGGCGATGTCACCGACCTGAACGCGGAAGACGCCGTCGACCGCTTCGAGCGGGGTGCTGGTGGTTCGGAGAAAGCCGTCACCGGTGCCTTCGACGGCGAGGATGCTGTAGCCGTAGATCGATTCGCTGCCAGGCGGCGGTTCGGCAAACTCGCGGCGGACGAAGCCGGCGGTGCCGTCGATCTGCCCGAAGGCGACGGCCAGTTGCGTCCGTTTGTCGCTGAGCACCCGCACTCGCGCGCCACCAGGACCGACGTCACGAATCCGGCCGACCAGTCGGCCCGCGTGCAACACCGGATCGCCGACCTCGACCGACTCGCCCAGCGGCACCGAGATGAGCAGGTCGGCGCTGCCGGCCTCGGTGCCGATCACCTTCATCGGCGTACACAGTTCGCGCAGCCGCTTGCCGAGACGGTCGCGTTCGCTCTTGAGTTCGGAAAGCTCCTGCAGTTGTCCTTGGTAGTTGGCGAGTTGTCGTTCCAACTCGGCGACCTCGGCCGCCCAATGCTGTGCCGTCTTTTCGGTAGAGACCTCCACCTCCGGCTCCGCATGCACCCACGCCGCGATGACCCGCATGGGCTGCGTCACGGGGAGGAGCAAGTTTTGCGACATCGCACCCAGCGACCCGCCCGTCCGCGGTGGAAGAAACACTGCGGACGCAAGCGCGATAAGCATCAATGCCGCGAAGGTTTGGACAAACGACTTGGTCACGGGCATCTCCTTTGAGCGGCGACCCACGGGGGCGTTGCCAGGCGCGGGCGGGGAGCTACCCG comes from Planctomycetota bacterium and encodes:
- a CDS encoding rod shape-determining protein MreC, whose amino-acid sequence is GSSPPAPGNAPVGRRSKEMPVTKSFVQTFAALMLIALASAVFLPPRTGGSLGAMSQNLLLPVTQPMRVIAAWVHAEPEVEVSTEKTAQHWAAEVAELERQLANYQGQLQELSELKSERDRLGKRLRELCTPMKVIGTEAGSADLLISVPLGESVEVGDPVLHAGRLVGRIRDVGPGGARVRVLSDKRTQLAVAFGQIDGTAGFVRREFAEPPPGSESIYGYSILAVEGTGDGFLRTTSTPLEAVDGVFRVQVGDIAVLDDPREWPIELSQITVGTVVAVTPRSSAAGWADVTIEPAANVKSIPEVQVMNK